One Prevotella intermedia ATCC 25611 = DSM 20706 DNA window includes the following coding sequences:
- a CDS encoding putative LPS assembly protein LptD, whose amino-acid sequence MKAKFLIFVFTFVIAFAMASPFVSVLFSPFVSAASDANIATVQPKKPAKRGGDTVKTVVDTTQMDSLQLAIYKHNKAVDDSIRVDSIMKSKSNGIESPVTYSAEDSLVYNAKTRVAHLYGSAKMDYQNMKLNSDNVSMNLDSNLVRANGTSDSTAEGGIKGKPEFSLGGQAYSSDSMAFNFKSKKGMIKGVYTQQEEGYLTGAKAKRDSSGVVYIQHGRYTTCDKPHPDFYIALSRAKVRPGKDVVFGPAYLVVADVPLPLAIPYGFFPFSKKYSSGLIMPSYGEESERGFYLRDGGYYFAISDKWDLKLLGEIYTRGSWGISAASNYRKRYRYSGSFLFSYQNTKTGDKGLPDYLEQKSFKLQWNHRQDPKANPNSSLSASVNFATSSYERNNLNSMYNPQTRTQSTRTSSVSWSKQFPNIGLSISTTANLAQSMRDSTINLTLPDLNISLSRLYPFKRKKAVGKARWYEKISMSYTGQLSNSIYGKEDRILKSNFAKEWKHGFQHNIPVQGNFTLFNYINLSPSFNFTDRMYTNKVARSWDNAKSEERRDTLTGFYNIYNWSLNLSASTKIYGFWIPNKKLFGNKIQAIRHVITPQVSLSYSPNFGARRYGYYDSYQYTDASGNVKLVEYSPFQDAMYGVPGKSKTEMISWDVSNNIEMKVRSDKDSTGYKKLSIIDELGAAMSYNAAADFHRWSDLSVRLRLKWWKNYTFSMNAQFATYAYELDASGKPFVGNHTEWGYGRLPRFQGMSQNFSFTLTPDKIKKWFGGGKDKDDDNARPDDEGPDPNVESNMDDTMERGKHAAKKRGSNIAETDEDGYMRFNIPWSLTFGYGITMRENQKGEFNKKRMRYPYKFSQTLNVSGNIRISDGWNINFSSGYDFDNHAMSMTTASLSRDLHCFNMSASIVLAPYTSYNFTFRCNASTLTDALKYDKRSGFTQAVQWY is encoded by the coding sequence ATGAAAGCAAAGTTTCTCATATTCGTTTTTACGTTTGTCATCGCATTTGCAATGGCATCTCCTTTCGTGTCTGTTCTTTTTTCGCCTTTCGTCAGTGCTGCCAGCGATGCCAATATCGCCACTGTGCAGCCGAAAAAGCCAGCGAAAAGAGGTGGAGATACTGTAAAAACGGTGGTAGATACCACGCAGATGGACTCTTTGCAACTTGCCATTTACAAGCACAATAAGGCGGTTGATGACTCCATTCGAGTTGATAGTATAATGAAATCGAAGTCGAATGGCATCGAATCGCCTGTAACTTATTCGGCTGAAGACTCCCTCGTTTACAATGCAAAGACACGCGTTGCGCATCTGTATGGTTCGGCAAAGATGGACTATCAGAATATGAAGCTCAACAGCGACAACGTTTCCATGAACTTGGACAGCAATCTTGTGCGTGCCAACGGTACTTCCGATTCTACAGCAGAGGGCGGTATCAAGGGTAAACCAGAGTTCTCTCTCGGTGGACAAGCGTACAGCAGCGACTCTATGGCTTTCAATTTCAAGTCGAAGAAAGGAATGATTAAGGGTGTTTACACCCAACAGGAAGAAGGCTACCTTACAGGTGCGAAAGCCAAACGCGACTCGTCGGGCGTTGTCTACATACAGCACGGCAGATACACTACTTGCGACAAGCCACACCCCGACTTCTATATTGCCCTTTCGCGTGCAAAGGTTCGTCCTGGCAAAGATGTGGTTTTCGGTCCTGCCTACCTTGTTGTTGCCGACGTACCGCTGCCGTTAGCCATTCCTTACGGCTTCTTCCCATTCTCTAAAAAATACTCCAGCGGACTTATTATGCCAAGCTATGGCGAGGAAAGCGAGCGTGGTTTCTATCTTCGAGATGGTGGTTACTACTTCGCCATCAGCGACAAATGGGACTTGAAACTGTTGGGCGAAATATACACACGTGGCTCGTGGGGAATCAGTGCAGCCAGTAATTACCGCAAGCGATACAGGTATTCGGGTTCGTTCCTCTTCAGTTATCAGAACACAAAGACGGGCGATAAAGGACTGCCAGACTATCTTGAGCAAAAGAGTTTCAAGCTGCAATGGAATCATCGGCAAGACCCTAAAGCCAATCCAAACAGCTCTTTGTCTGCCAGTGTGAACTTTGCTACTTCGAGTTACGAGCGCAACAACTTGAACAGTATGTACAATCCGCAGACCCGAACCCAGTCTACACGTACATCATCGGTAAGCTGGTCGAAGCAGTTTCCGAACATTGGGCTTTCTATCAGCACCACTGCCAACCTTGCACAGAGTATGCGCGACTCTACCATCAATCTTACTTTGCCCGACCTGAACATCAGTTTGAGTCGTCTGTATCCGTTCAAACGCAAGAAGGCTGTGGGCAAAGCACGTTGGTACGAAAAGATTTCCATGAGCTATACGGGTCAGTTGTCGAATTCTATTTATGGGAAAGAAGACCGCATTTTAAAGTCTAACTTCGCCAAAGAGTGGAAGCATGGCTTCCAGCACAACATTCCTGTGCAGGGCAACTTCACGCTGTTCAATTATATAAACCTTAGTCCGTCGTTCAACTTCACCGACCGTATGTACACCAATAAGGTTGCACGCAGTTGGGATAATGCAAAGTCGGAGGAGCGGCGCGATACCTTGACAGGTTTCTATAATATCTACAACTGGTCGCTGAACCTCAGCGCAAGCACGAAAATTTATGGTTTCTGGATTCCGAACAAGAAGCTATTCGGCAATAAGATACAAGCCATTCGCCACGTTATCACCCCGCAAGTGAGCCTGTCGTACTCTCCTAACTTCGGCGCACGCCGCTACGGATACTACGACAGCTACCAGTACACCGACGCAAGCGGCAACGTAAAACTAGTGGAATATTCTCCCTTCCAAGACGCTATGTACGGCGTGCCGGGCAAAAGCAAGACTGAGATGATATCGTGGGACGTTAGCAACAACATCGAAATGAAGGTGCGAAGCGACAAAGACTCTACGGGATACAAGAAACTCAGCATCATCGATGAACTTGGAGCAGCGATGTCGTACAATGCCGCTGCCGATTTCCACCGATGGAGCGACCTCAGTGTGCGCCTCCGACTGAAGTGGTGGAAGAATTATACCTTCTCAATGAACGCCCAGTTTGCTACATACGCCTACGAGTTAGATGCAAGCGGAAAGCCCTTTGTAGGCAATCACACCGAGTGGGGATACGGTCGTTTGCCGCGTTTTCAGGGTATGTCGCAAAACTTCTCGTTCACCCTTACCCCCGACAAGATAAAGAAATGGTTTGGTGGAGGTAAGGATAAGGACGATGACAACGCCCGTCCCGACGATGAAGGACCCGACCCCAACGTGGAATCGAATATGGACGACACTATGGAACGAGGCAAGCACGCAGCCAAAAAGCGTGGAAGCAACATTGCCGAAACCGACGAAGACGGCTATATGCGCTTCAATATTCCGTGGTCGCTGACCTTTGGTTATGGTATTACAATGCGCGAAAACCAGAAGGGAGAGTTCAACAAGAAACGTATGCGCTACCCTTACAAGTTCTCGCAGACGCTGAATGTAAGCGGAAACATACGCATCAGCGACGGTTGGAATATTAATTTCTCAAGTGGTTACGACTTCGACAACCACGCTATGAGTATGACGACGGCAAGTCTTTCACGCGATTTGCATTGCTTCAATATGAGTGCTTCCATTGTGCTTGCGCCCTACACGTCGTACAACTTCACTTTCCGTTGCAACGCCTCAACGCTTACCGATGCCCTTAAATACGATAAGCGCAGTGGTTTTACACAAGCCGTTCAGTGGTATTAA
- a CDS encoding HDIG domain-containing metalloprotein: MNYQAIIDKYYPEENELKKILLVHSRSVADKALALVDLHPELQLDRQFVEEAAMLHDIGIFKCNAPSIQCFGEEPYVRHGRIGAELLRSEGYPRHARVCERHTGAGLTQKEIVEQGIPLPPQDFLPETEEELLICYADKFFSKTHLDAEKTFEQAVKSLQKFGNDGVERFTAWHERFEPAKR, encoded by the coding sequence ATGAACTATCAAGCCATCATAGATAAGTATTATCCCGAAGAAAACGAACTTAAAAAGATATTGTTGGTACACAGTCGGAGTGTTGCCGACAAGGCATTGGCACTTGTAGACCTACACCCTGAACTGCAACTCGATAGGCAATTCGTGGAAGAAGCGGCTATGCTGCACGATATTGGCATATTCAAGTGCAACGCTCCGAGCATTCAGTGCTTTGGCGAAGAACCCTATGTGCGACACGGACGCATAGGTGCCGAACTGTTAAGAAGCGAGGGTTACCCCCGCCACGCACGTGTTTGCGAACGCCATACGGGTGCAGGACTTACACAAAAAGAGATAGTAGAGCAGGGGATACCTTTGCCTCCGCAAGACTTTCTGCCCGAAACAGAAGAGGAATTGTTGATTTGCTATGCCGACAAGTTCTTTTCCAAGACCCATTTAGATGCAGAAAAGACTTTCGAGCAAGCCGTAAAAAGCCTGCAAAAGTTTGGCAACGACGGTGTAGAAAGGTTTACGGCGTGGCACGAACGCTTCGAACCTGCAAAACGTTAA
- a CDS encoding biotin/lipoyl-binding protein, protein MAKKIQFSLIYRDMWQSSGKFQPRKDQLVRIAPIFVEMGCFARVETNGGAFEQVNLLAGENPNESVRAYTKILHDAGIQTHMLDRGLNALRMYPVPDDVRALMYKVKHAQGVDIPRIFDGLNDIRNIAPSIKWAKEAGMIPQAALCITTSPVHTLEYYCELADKEIEAGAEEICLKDMAGIGQPAFLGKLTKMIKDKHPEIIIEYHGHSGPGLSMASMLEVAKNGADILDVAIEPLSWGMVHPDLISVQSMLKNAGFDVPEINMDAYMKARAMTQEFIDEWLGYFINPKNKISSSLLLGCGLPGGMMGSMMADLGGIHATINNLRKKKGEPELSLDDMLVKLFDEVAYVWPRVGYPPLVTPFSQYTKNIALMNLLTIEQGKGRFVMMDDSMWGMILGKSGKVPGKIDDEIVELAKQKGLEFTDADPHTLLPNALDDFRKEMDENGWDYGQDDEELFELAMHPEQYRNYKSGQAKKNFLADLQKAKDAKLGDKVSIEEATAFKHAKADAIVSPVKGQVFWEFQGDGEAAPAVEPFIGKEYKEGEKFCYILAPWGEFVEIPAALGGKLVEINAKQGSKINKGDVIAYIQRDEK, encoded by the coding sequence ATGGCAAAGAAAATTCAGTTTAGTCTCATTTATAGAGATATGTGGCAGAGCTCTGGAAAGTTCCAGCCACGCAAAGACCAGTTGGTGCGCATAGCTCCAATATTCGTCGAAATGGGTTGTTTTGCTCGTGTGGAAACCAATGGTGGTGCATTCGAGCAAGTTAATCTGCTTGCAGGAGAGAACCCAAACGAATCAGTCCGCGCATATACTAAGATATTACACGACGCCGGCATACAGACACACATGCTCGACCGCGGTCTGAACGCATTGCGTATGTATCCTGTGCCCGACGATGTACGTGCTTTGATGTATAAGGTGAAGCACGCACAAGGTGTAGACATTCCTCGTATCTTCGATGGTTTGAACGATATTCGCAACATTGCGCCTTCTATAAAGTGGGCAAAAGAGGCAGGTATGATACCACAGGCGGCACTCTGCATTACGACTTCGCCTGTCCATACTTTGGAATACTACTGCGAACTCGCCGATAAGGAAATTGAAGCAGGTGCTGAAGAAATCTGTTTGAAGGACATGGCAGGTATCGGACAGCCCGCTTTCCTTGGCAAACTTACAAAGATGATTAAGGACAAACACCCAGAAATCATCATCGAATATCACGGTCATTCAGGTCCGGGCTTGTCAATGGCGTCTATGCTCGAAGTTGCAAAGAACGGTGCCGATATTCTTGACGTTGCCATTGAGCCACTATCGTGGGGTATGGTGCACCCAGACCTCATCTCAGTGCAAAGTATGTTGAAGAACGCAGGCTTCGATGTGCCCGAAATAAATATGGACGCATACATGAAGGCGCGTGCCATGACACAGGAATTTATCGACGAATGGTTGGGCTACTTTATCAATCCGAAGAATAAAATCAGCAGTTCTCTGCTCCTCGGTTGCGGTCTTCCTGGCGGTATGATGGGTTCTATGATGGCAGACCTCGGCGGTATCCATGCCACTATCAACAACCTTCGCAAGAAGAAAGGCGAACCAGAACTTTCGCTGGACGATATGTTGGTGAAGCTGTTCGACGAAGTTGCTTACGTTTGGCCACGTGTAGGTTATCCTCCATTGGTAACTCCATTCTCTCAATATACCAAGAATATCGCCTTGATGAACCTTCTCACCATTGAGCAAGGCAAGGGTCGTTTCGTTATGATGGACGATTCTATGTGGGGTATGATACTTGGAAAGAGTGGTAAGGTGCCAGGCAAGATTGACGACGAGATTGTTGAGCTTGCCAAGCAGAAAGGTCTTGAGTTTACAGACGCCGACCCACATACTTTGTTGCCTAACGCATTGGACGACTTCCGTAAGGAAATGGACGAGAACGGTTGGGACTATGGACAGGACGACGAAGAGCTCTTCGAACTTGCCATGCACCCAGAGCAGTATCGCAACTATAAGAGCGGTCAGGCTAAAAAGAACTTCTTGGCTGACTTGCAGAAGGCGAAAGACGCTAAACTCGGCGATAAGGTAAGCATAGAAGAGGCTACTGCGTTCAAGCACGCAAAGGCCGATGCTATCGTTTCTCCTGTCAAGGGACAAGTGTTCTGGGAATTCCAAGGCGATGGCGAAGCTGCTCCTGCAGTAGAACCGTTCATTGGCAAGGAATACAAAGAAGGCGAAAAGTTCTGCTATATCCTTGCTCCATGGGGCGAATTTGTAGAAATTCCTGCTGCATTGGGTGGTAAATTGGTAGAAATAAATGCAAAACAAGGCTCTAAAATCAACAAGGGCGACGTGATTGCATACATTCAAAGAGACGAAAAGTAA
- a CDS encoding putative transporter encodes MDWLIKLFTTEDSVAHIVLLYSLVISLGVYLGKIKIGGISLGVTFILFVGILAGHIGFTGPTPTLTFLQDFGLILFVFMIGLQVGPGFFESFGKGGLKLNMLACFAILLNIVVMFACYYIFFDTTDSKNLPMMVGTMYGAVTNTPGLGAAKEAVHSVFANGMDFDIASGYACAYPLGVVGIIGATLAIRFICKVDMDAENALLTDTEAENPNAKPHIMYLRIENSYIGGRTLQEVIDFLNRDIVCTRLMHDGVVSLPSKDTVLHLNDEILVVCAEADAEAVTAFVGPEIKAEWHEENQPQQMVSRRIVVTNSSINGKTLSKLQFRSIYGVNVTRISRQGMDLFASNNHHFQVGDRIMVVGFEENVQRVAELMGNSEKRLNAPNIATIFIGIVVGILFGSLPLAIPGMPVPLKLGLAGGPLIIAILLGRFGYHMKLVTYTTTSANMMLREIGLALFLASVGIKAGAGFWETVVQGDGLKYVYTGFLITIIPILIVGTIARMKYKFNYFTIMGAIAGSYTDPPALAYANSVCNAEAPALGYSTVYPLSMFLRILTAQLIILFCCGI; translated from the coding sequence ATGGATTGGTTAATTAAATTATTCACTACGGAAGACAGTGTGGCACACATCGTGTTGCTCTACTCTTTGGTCATCTCGCTGGGCGTCTATCTTGGTAAAATAAAGATAGGTGGAATCTCCCTCGGCGTAACTTTCATTCTCTTTGTTGGTATTTTGGCAGGACACATTGGTTTCACTGGCCCAACACCAACGCTGACATTCCTGCAAGACTTCGGTCTTATTCTGTTCGTCTTTATGATTGGTTTGCAAGTCGGACCGGGCTTCTTCGAGAGCTTTGGCAAGGGCGGACTGAAGCTGAACATGCTTGCTTGCTTCGCAATTCTGCTGAACATCGTGGTAATGTTTGCTTGTTACTACATCTTCTTTGACACTACCGACTCAAAGAACCTGCCTATGATGGTGGGCACGATGTATGGAGCGGTAACCAATACCCCAGGTCTTGGTGCTGCAAAAGAAGCTGTACACAGTGTATTCGCTAACGGAATGGACTTCGATATCGCTTCAGGCTACGCTTGTGCCTACCCCTTGGGTGTCGTTGGTATTATCGGTGCAACGTTGGCAATACGCTTTATCTGCAAGGTAGATATGGACGCAGAGAACGCACTCTTGACCGATACAGAGGCAGAGAACCCAAATGCAAAGCCACACATTATGTATCTTCGCATTGAGAACTCATATATCGGTGGCCGTACTTTGCAGGAAGTTATCGATTTCTTGAATCGCGACATTGTTTGTACGCGCTTGATGCACGACGGCGTAGTATCGCTTCCTTCTAAAGACACAGTGTTGCACCTTAACGACGAGATACTTGTAGTGTGCGCAGAAGCAGATGCTGAAGCCGTTACCGCATTTGTCGGTCCAGAAATAAAGGCTGAATGGCACGAAGAAAACCAACCACAGCAGATGGTCAGCCGTCGTATTGTTGTTACAAACAGCTCTATAAACGGTAAGACCTTGAGTAAGTTGCAGTTCCGCTCAATATATGGCGTGAACGTAACACGTATCAGCCGTCAGGGTATGGACTTGTTCGCAAGCAACAACCACCACTTCCAGGTTGGCGATAGAATTATGGTTGTAGGTTTTGAAGAGAACGTACAGCGTGTTGCGGAGTTGATGGGTAACTCTGAAAAACGTTTGAATGCACCGAATATTGCTACCATCTTCATTGGTATCGTGGTCGGTATTCTTTTCGGAAGTCTGCCTTTGGCTATCCCTGGAATGCCTGTTCCTTTGAAGTTAGGTTTGGCAGGTGGTCCGTTAATCATCGCCATTCTTCTCGGTCGTTTCGGTTATCACATGAAACTTGTTACCTATACCACAACGTCGGCTAATATGATGCTGCGCGAAATAGGTTTGGCATTGTTCTTGGCATCGGTTGGTATCAAGGCTGGAGCAGGCTTCTGGGAAACCGTAGTACAGGGCGATGGCTTGAAGTATGTTTACACAGGCTTCTTGATTACGATTATTCCAATCCTCATTGTTGGAACAATTGCACGAATGAAATACAAGTTCAACTATTTCACCATTATGGGTGCGATAGCAGGTTCTTATACCGACCCTCCTGCATTGGCATACGCAAACTCTGTTTGCAACGCTGAAGCACCAGCTTTGGGCTATTCTACGGTTTATCCGTTGAGTATGTTCCTTAGAATACTTACAGCACAGCTGATAATTCTTTTCTGCTGTGGAATTTAA
- a CDS encoding DnaJ domain-containing protein, translated as MAIGKWIGGALGWMLAGGSVLGAIAGYCVGSMLDDAFNASDEGKGFGEGGKTFRNDYSDTHFNQRPFEEDRNSFLFSMLVLSSYIIKADGKIMHSEMEYVRNFLRNNFGEQAVRQGEDILLKLFEMQKQQGATAFKEMIRKSCVEISFHMNTGQRLQLLNYLIIIAKVDAVVSPEEVSALKEVAGYLGLSAQDVDSMLNMGATSNRQGGLDEAYKVLGISPNATDDEVKAAYRKMALKHHPDRVSTLGDDVRKAAEKKFQEINNAKERILKARGI; from the coding sequence ATGGCAATAGGAAAATGGATTGGCGGCGCACTCGGTTGGATGTTGGCAGGTGGCAGCGTATTGGGCGCAATAGCAGGATACTGTGTTGGAAGTATGTTGGACGATGCTTTTAACGCTTCTGACGAAGGAAAGGGTTTCGGCGAAGGCGGAAAGACATTCCGAAACGACTATTCAGACACGCATTTCAATCAACGACCATTCGAGGAAGACCGCAACTCGTTCCTCTTTTCAATGCTTGTACTCTCATCTTACATTATAAAAGCCGATGGCAAAATCATGCATTCGGAAATGGAATATGTAAGAAACTTCCTTCGCAACAACTTTGGCGAGCAAGCTGTTCGGCAGGGCGAAGACATTCTACTAAAGCTTTTTGAAATGCAGAAGCAACAAGGTGCCACCGCTTTCAAAGAGATGATACGCAAGAGTTGCGTTGAAATTTCGTTCCATATGAACACAGGGCAACGGCTACAACTGCTCAACTACCTTATTATAATAGCGAAGGTAGACGCCGTAGTAAGCCCCGAAGAAGTGTCAGCACTCAAGGAAGTGGCAGGCTATCTTGGACTTTCGGCGCAAGACGTAGACTCTATGCTCAACATGGGTGCAACATCTAACCGGCAAGGAGGACTTGACGAGGCTTACAAAGTGTTGGGCATATCGCCCAATGCCACCGACGACGAAGTGAAAGCTGCCTACCGCAAAATGGCATTAAAGCATCACCCCGACCGTGTAAGCACATTGGGCGACGACGTTCGCAAAGCTGCTGAGAAGAAATTCCAAGAGATAAACAACGCAAAAGAACGCATTCTCAAAGCAAGGGGCATTTAA
- a CDS encoding TlpA family protein disulfide reductase, with product MKKMFLAAIMAAQVLTGFAQSQDFKPYEEKMNKIYAEFEALDKEYAAMRQKDPKTFTDADKQKVEGIMAKGESLSEQHTALTLEIVKNFKNTKYPAKYIADAYSGFTYDQLKDALDPTSGYYKEEALEPAKEYFATLELRRPGLMYTDLVMKDMNDKEIKLSQYAGKGNYVFVDFWASWCGPCRAEMPNVVEAYNKYHSKGLEIIGVSFDQKKEAWVSMVKKLGMEWPQMSDLKGWQCAAAKIYGIRSIPSNILLDPQGKIVASDLRGEDLQKKLAEIYK from the coding sequence ATGAAGAAAATGTTTTTAGCAGCAATTATGGCTGCACAGGTGCTGACAGGTTTTGCGCAATCGCAGGACTTTAAGCCTTATGAAGAGAAGATGAACAAAATCTACGCTGAGTTTGAAGCTTTGGATAAGGAGTATGCAGCAATGCGTCAGAAAGACCCAAAGACCTTTACCGATGCTGACAAGCAAAAAGTTGAGGGCATTATGGCTAAGGGCGAATCGCTTTCAGAGCAACATACTGCGCTTACACTCGAGATAGTCAAGAACTTCAAGAATACGAAATACCCTGCAAAGTACATAGCTGATGCATATTCAGGTTTCACTTACGACCAGCTGAAAGATGCTTTAGACCCTACAAGTGGCTATTATAAGGAAGAAGCATTGGAGCCTGCCAAGGAATACTTTGCAACATTGGAACTTCGTCGTCCTGGTCTTATGTACACCGATTTGGTAATGAAAGATATGAACGACAAGGAAATTAAGTTGAGCCAATACGCAGGTAAGGGCAACTACGTGTTTGTAGATTTCTGGGCAAGTTGGTGTGGTCCATGCCGTGCTGAAATGCCAAATGTAGTTGAAGCTTACAACAAATATCATTCAAAAGGTTTGGAAATCATTGGCGTTAGCTTCGACCAGAAGAAAGAAGCGTGGGTATCAATGGTGAAAAAACTCGGTATGGAGTGGCCACAGATGTCTGACTTGAAAGGTTGGCAGTGTGCAGCAGCCAAGATTTATGGCATTCGCTCTATCCCTTCAAATATTTTGTTAGACCCACAAGGCAAAATTGTAGCAAGCGATTTGCGTGGCGAAGACTTGCAAAAGAAGTTGGCTGAAATCTATAAGTAA
- a CDS encoding queuosine precursor transporter gives MTKTKQQVSVLFMLFSILFCVCLIAANILETKQISVLGISLTGGLIVFPISYIINDCVCEVWGFQKARLLIWTGFAMNFFFVSVGALCDWIPGAPYWTNQEGFHAIFGLAPRVAAASFVAFIIGSFANAYVMSKMKIRDGGKRFSLRAVLSTIAGETCDSIIFFPLALGGVVPTEELPKLMLWQVLLKTLYEVIALPLTIRIVKKLKEHESEDAYDNGVNYSIWKIFSLS, from the coding sequence ATGACAAAGACAAAACAACAAGTGAGCGTGCTGTTCATGTTATTCAGCATTCTCTTCTGTGTTTGCCTCATTGCGGCAAACATTCTCGAGACCAAGCAAATCTCAGTATTAGGTATCAGCCTGACAGGTGGCTTAATCGTGTTTCCAATCTCTTACATCATCAACGACTGTGTATGTGAGGTGTGGGGATTTCAGAAAGCACGACTGCTTATCTGGACGGGCTTCGCCATGAACTTCTTTTTCGTAAGCGTTGGTGCGCTCTGCGATTGGATTCCGGGTGCTCCTTATTGGACAAACCAAGAGGGTTTCCACGCCATTTTCGGTCTTGCACCGCGTGTGGCAGCCGCCTCTTTCGTGGCTTTCATCATCGGCTCGTTTGCCAATGCCTACGTTATGAGCAAGATGAAGATTCGCGACGGTGGCAAACGCTTCTCGCTCCGTGCAGTGCTCAGCACCATTGCAGGCGAAACTTGCGACTCAATCATCTTCTTCCCGCTGGCTCTCGGCGGAGTTGTTCCTACCGAAGAACTGCCGAAACTGATGCTCTGGCAAGTGCTGCTGAAGACCCTATACGAGGTTATTGCACTGCCTTTAACCATTCGTATCGTGAAGAAACTGAAAGAACACGAGAGTGAAGACGCTTACGACAATGGCGTGAATTACAGCATCTGGAAGATTTTCAGCTTGAGTTAA